Proteins encoded in a region of the Podospora pseudopauciseta strain CBS 411.78 chromosome 6, whole genome shotgun sequence genome:
- the NCA2 gene encoding Nuclear control of ATPase protein 2 (COG:S; BUSCO:EOG09260VCG; EggNog:ENOG503NV6S), with amino-acid sequence MSIVADRVRRLDALIDKVSLVQLGFGEEDDNLHLRSNRGGDFHLVSEPRVTELLQIAKQLSSSSLSLGHTSKRRIRNLLIESGLANEDQNEELHAEKWMVEVDAEWHLVGKATIQTYGLLMSSLLDQIKPLSDDIWYWDEILSSYPNSLLYTMQSSPVRMGEWTREVWRESLDRFNEWRQQQLEHRSAPRSRRESRTDREGGVLTAGTSSTQSESGSGDKNAAAESVTEINLTQQWREFYGIVRESITEKSLGNIRRVLGRVDTGRSDARRKLARLQKLREMTATGLGVLLDEGLDIRTPDDGSVVEATAYHEEWRVVLERSVALMDSILRGSLTLEHNMKEFEDNIFSGVQHDPELSIHTDDAAQAARPAILARRLLNILDEGIPQHAVSTSVLARKNGRPSRLVRYWIPAIALLLSSSTILRVLVNRKADIINWIRDLGATTRDFWFNWVVEPIKKVIGTIRHDETSEIAIMSRDSLKADRESLERMVVEFSRDNPDIAVGNSTITEAQVAEIRTRVKEGDVTPILKAYEKDLKKPFVGAIRGDLVRSVLIQVQKTKVDLEVAISGIDALLKSQELVFGFIGLTPGILVSIGIIQYLRTAFGSRKGLRRGQRARRTRRVLRKMDRILTEAQHNLQDNTISYRDRGLLVCEAHVLRNLTQGNLPREVEKEFIEDLDEFAKARAVPELFRVLDRIRWAYSEYF; translated from the exons ATGTCGATTGTGGCCGA TCGAGTGCGTCGTCTCGATGCACTCATCGACAAAGTCTCACTTGTACAGTTGGGgtttggtgaggaagatgacaaTCTGCATCTACGTTCCAACCGTGGCGGGGACTTCCACCTGGTATCAGAACCGCGAGTTACTGAGCTGCTTCAGATTGCAAAGCAGCTCTCTTCCAGCTCGCTCTCACTGGGCCATACATCCAAGAGGCGAATTCGAAACTTGTTGATTGAGTCTGGCCTGGCAAACGAGGATCAAAATGAGGAGCTTCACGCTGAGAAATGGATGGTCGAGGTGGATGCTGAATGGCATTTGGTTGGAAAGGCCACTATTCAAACATATGGTCTTTTGATGAGCTCCCTGCTTGATCAGATAAAGCCACTGAGCGACGATATCTGGTACTGGGACGAGATCTTGAGCTCCTACCCCAACAGCCTTCTTTACACGATGCAATCATCACCGGTGCGGATGGGGGAATGGACCAGGGAAGTCTGGCGAGAAAGTTTGGATCGCTTTAACGAGTGGCGACAGCAACAACTCGAGCATCGTTCAGCCCCTCGATCACGGCGCGAGTCTAGGACAGacagggaggggggggtacTTACCGCCGGCACCTCATCAACACAGTCAGAATCAGGGTCTGGTGACAAGAACGCCGCCGCAGAGTCTGTAACTGAAATCAACTTGACCCAGCAATGGCGCGAGTTTTATGGCATCGTCCGAGAAAGCATCACGGAAAAGTCTCTGGGTAACATCAGGCGTGTCCTTGGTCGGGTTGATACTGGCCGTTCGGATGCCCGACGCAAGCTGGCTCGTCTCCAAAAACTCCGGGAAATGACGGCAACTGGTCTGGGCGTGCTTTTGGACGAGGGACTCGACATACGGACACCAGACGATGGTTCAGTGGTTGAAGCGACTGCTTATCACGAGGAGTGGCGAGTGGTGCTGGAGCGAAGCGTTGCTCTGATGGACTCGATCCTCCGCGGTTCGCTCACCCTCGAACACAATATGAAAGAGTTCGAAGACAACATTTTTTCCGGTGTTCAGCACGATCCCGAGTTGTCAATTCACACAGATGACGCTGCGCAGGCTGCAAGGCCTGCCATCCTTGCCCGCCGACTCCTCAACATCCTTGATGAGGGCATTCCCCAGCATGCCGTGTCTACCTCGGTGTTGGCCCGCAAGAATGGTCGCCCTTCCCGACTCGTCAGATACTGGATTCCGGCCatcgctcttctcctttcGTCCTCGACAATCCTCCGCGTTCTTGTAAACAGGAAAGCCGACATTATCAACTGGATACGGGATCTTGGTGCCACCACTCGGGATTTTTGGTTCAACTGGGTGGTGGAGCCGATCAAGAAGGTCATCGGTACGATCCGTCACGATGAAACCAGCGAGATTGCCATCATGAGCCGTGACAGCTTGAAAGCCGATCGCGAAAGTCTGGAGCgcatggtggtggagttCTCTCGAGACAACCCTGACATTGCTGTTGGTAATTCAACCATCACCGAGGCCCAGGTTGCTGAAATCCGGACTCgggtgaaggagggagaTGTTACTCCCATCCTGAAAGCATACGAAAAGGATCTGAAGAAGCCCTTTGTGGGCGCCATCAGGGGAGATTTGGTCCGGTCGGTTCTCATCCAGGTGCAGAAGACAAAGGTCGATCTTGAGGTGGCTATCAGCGGCATTGATGCGCTGCTGAAGAGTCAAGAATTGGTGTTTGGTTTCATTGGGCTGACACCCGGTATTCTTG TCTCGATTGGAATTATTCAATATCTCAGAACAGCATTCGGCAGCCGCAAGGGCTTGCGCCGTGGCCAGCGAGCTCGCCGCACCCGTCGTGTCTTGCGCAAGATGGATAGAATATTGACCGAGGCGCAACACAACCTCCAGGACAACACCATTTCTTACCGGGACCGCGGTCTGTTGGTCTGCGAAGCTCACGTCCTACGCAACCTCACTCAGGGAAATCTTCCTCGCGAGGTTGAAAAGGAGTTTATTGAGGATCTCGATGAATTCGCAAAGGCTAGGGCGGTTCCCGAGCTGTTCAGGGTGCTTGACAGGATCCGCTGGGCATATTCGGAGTATTTTTAG